In Dyadobacter subterraneus, a single genomic region encodes these proteins:
- a CDS encoding sodium-translocating pyrophosphatase — MSNITYLVPVLGLIGLLVMFFKRGWVIRQDAGDGNMKEIADAIADGALAFLKAEWRVLIVFGIIVSILLGYSGTLVENSSVFIGASFLVGAFISAFAGYIGMNIATKSNVRTTQAARTSLTKALEVSFTGGSVMGIGVASLAVIGLGGLFIILYSVFVGDSSEVNGLGMEKVLEVLAGFSLGAESIALFARVGGGIYTKAADVGADLVGKVEAGIPEDDPRNPATIADNVGDNVGDVAGMGADLFGSYVATILATMVLGREIIAEGTDNFGGIAPILLPMVIAGVGLIASIISMLFVRISGDHGDVQGALNRGNWGSIVLTLIACYPLTIWMLPEGILTIRGVEFTSMHVFYAILLGSIVGAIMSTVTEYYTAMGKRPVQSIVNQSSTGHATNIIGGLSVGMESTVIPTLVLAAGIFISYEFAGLYGVAIAAAGMMATTAMQLAIDAFGPIADNAGGIAEMAHLPEEVRGRTDVLDAVGNTTAASGKGFAIASAALTSLALFAAFCGVAGISSIDIYKANVLAGLFVGAMIPFIFSSLAIAAVGRAAMKMVEEVRRQFREIPGIMEGTAKPEYDKCVAISTEASIREMVAPGLIALLVPVIVGFLFGPEVLGGTLAGVTVSGVLMGIFQNNAGGAWDNAKKSFEKGAVINGKTYFKGSDPHKAAVTGDTVGDPFKDTSGPSMNILIKLMSIVSLVIAPHIAVIPAGVEVVEEEIIEVPMAEVETTVLDLNGTKLNIAASGNPVEASLLDFIKSDKKVDKETWFDFDRLLFKTGSDKLEPRSKEQLENVAEILKAYPDVNIKLGGYTDNTGDAAANLKLSNERAESVRKSLEDLGIDKSRLEAEGYGEEHPVASNETDKGRAENRRISIRVTKK; from the coding sequence ATGAGTAATATTACCTATTTAGTGCCAGTTTTAGGCCTGATTGGCTTGCTGGTTATGTTTTTCAAAAGAGGTTGGGTGATCAGGCAGGATGCCGGCGACGGCAACATGAAAGAAATTGCAGATGCCATCGCAGATGGTGCACTTGCATTTCTCAAAGCCGAATGGCGGGTTCTGATCGTCTTTGGTATTATCGTTAGTATTTTATTAGGTTATTCTGGCACACTGGTCGAAAATTCCAGTGTTTTTATTGGTGCCTCCTTTCTTGTAGGTGCCTTCATCTCGGCATTTGCCGGATATATCGGGATGAATATTGCAACCAAATCCAACGTGCGGACCACGCAGGCTGCACGCACAAGTCTGACCAAAGCGCTTGAGGTTTCATTCACCGGAGGTTCTGTAATGGGAATCGGGGTGGCGAGTTTGGCTGTGATCGGACTAGGTGGTTTGTTTATAATTCTTTACAGTGTTTTTGTTGGAGATAGCAGTGAAGTCAACGGACTTGGTATGGAGAAAGTGCTGGAAGTACTTGCCGGTTTCTCTTTGGGCGCAGAATCTATCGCACTTTTTGCACGTGTAGGCGGGGGGATTTACACAAAAGCAGCGGATGTAGGAGCGGATCTGGTTGGAAAAGTAGAAGCGGGAATTCCGGAAGACGATCCAAGAAATCCAGCTACAATTGCTGATAACGTGGGAGATAACGTGGGTGATGTGGCCGGTATGGGAGCGGATTTATTTGGTTCTTATGTAGCCACAATTCTGGCAACCATGGTTTTGGGAAGAGAAATTATCGCCGAAGGAACAGATAATTTTGGAGGAATTGCGCCAATTTTATTACCTATGGTTATTGCCGGCGTTGGTTTGATCGCATCAATTATCAGTATGCTTTTTGTCCGTATCAGTGGTGATCATGGGGATGTACAAGGTGCTTTAAACCGGGGAAACTGGGGCTCAATTGTTCTGACCTTAATAGCCTGTTATCCATTGACAATCTGGATGTTGCCCGAAGGTATTCTTACCATTCGTGGTGTTGAATTTACTTCCATGCATGTTTTTTACGCGATTTTATTAGGCTCTATCGTTGGTGCTATTATGTCAACGGTGACAGAATATTATACAGCAATGGGAAAACGTCCGGTTCAGTCTATCGTAAACCAGTCTTCCACAGGACATGCTACCAATATTATCGGGGGACTTTCTGTCGGGATGGAATCAACCGTTATTCCAACACTTGTTTTAGCTGCCGGGATTTTTATCAGTTATGAATTTGCAGGTTTATACGGCGTGGCCATTGCGGCTGCCGGTATGATGGCAACTACCGCTATGCAATTGGCCATTGATGCTTTCGGTCCAATCGCGGATAATGCTGGCGGTATCGCAGAGATGGCACATTTGCCGGAAGAAGTTCGTGGACGTACGGATGTTCTGGACGCTGTGGGAAATACCACTGCCGCTTCCGGAAAGGGTTTTGCCATTGCCTCTGCTGCGCTTACTTCCCTTGCACTTTTCGCTGCGTTTTGCGGTGTTGCCGGGATTAGCTCGATTGATATTTACAAAGCCAATGTACTGGCGGGACTTTTCGTCGGAGCGATGATTCCGTTTATATTTTCATCTCTTGCTATTGCCGCCGTTGGGCGCGCCGCTATGAAAATGGTGGAAGAAGTACGCCGTCAGTTCCGTGAGATTCCCGGAATTATGGAAGGAACTGCGAAACCTGAATATGATAAATGTGTAGCGATTTCCACGGAAGCTTCCATCAGGGAAATGGTTGCACCGGGATTAATTGCATTGCTTGTTCCGGTTATTGTCGGATTTTTATTTGGTCCGGAAGTGTTGGGCGGCACACTTGCCGGTGTTACTGTATCAGGCGTGTTGATGGGGATTTTTCAGAACAATGCCGGTGGTGCCTGGGATAATGCGAAAAAATCTTTTGAAAAAGGTGCTGTAATTAATGGAAAAACTTATTTTAAAGGCTCAGATCCACATAAAGCTGCGGTAACGGGTGATACAGTTGGTGATCCGTTTAAAGATACTTCCGGGCCATCAATGAATATTCTGATTAAATTAATGTCTATCGTTTCATTGGTAATTGCCCCGCATATCGCTGTAATTCCTGCCGGTGTTGAAGTGGTTGAAGAAGAAATTATTGAAGTGCCGATGGCAGAGGTGGAAACAACAGTTCTTGATTTGAACGGAACAAAACTTAATATTGCTGCGTCCGGAAATCCTGTTGAAGCTTCTTTGCTGGACTTTATCAAATCAGATAAAAAAGTAGACAAAGAAACCTGGTTTGATTTTGACCGTTTATTATTTAAAACCGGAAGTGATAAACTTGAACCGAGATCCAAGGAACAGCTTGAAAATGTGGCTGAAATATTGAAAGCATATCCGGATGTGAATATTAAATTGGGCGGTTACACTGATAACACTGGTGATGCTGCCGCCAATCTGAAACTTTCAAATGAAAGAGCAGAATCGGTAAGAAAATCTTTGGAAGATCTGGGTATTGATAAATCGCGCCTGGAAGCAGAAGGTTATGGAGAAGAACATCCCGTAGCTTCCAATGAAACAGATAAAGGAAGAGCAGAAAACCGCCGTATATCAATTCGGGTAACAAAGAAGTAA
- a CDS encoding LolA family protein: MKLFKIYFFLIFSLLATTLFAQDFKPAANPDKILADLRKSSLATSSIQADFKEEKHLSFLKEPEKSSGVFYYKKEDQMRWEQQTPFKYVILINGEKLRVLDAGKEKNVGSAGKMAGQIKQVMLGLVNGDFQQSKAFTQVCMENADYYQITLTPTNKRMRNVYAKINLLFPRSTLRLKELTFFEKGGDKSVMKFQNEKFNQSIPETVFTNL; the protein is encoded by the coding sequence ATGAAACTGTTTAAGATATATTTTTTCCTGATTTTCAGTTTATTAGCAACAACATTATTCGCTCAGGATTTCAAACCCGCCGCTAATCCTGACAAAATCCTGGCTGATCTAAGAAAATCGTCACTGGCAACTTCTTCCATTCAGGCTGATTTTAAAGAAGAAAAACATTTGTCTTTTCTGAAAGAACCAGAGAAATCATCCGGCGTTTTTTATTACAAAAAAGAAGATCAGATGCGCTGGGAACAGCAGACTCCTTTCAAATATGTAATCCTGATCAACGGAGAAAAACTGCGCGTGCTGGATGCCGGAAAAGAGAAAAATGTAGGCTCGGCCGGAAAAATGGCCGGACAAATAAAACAGGTTATGCTTGGGCTTGTTAACGGAGATTTTCAGCAAAGTAAGGCTTTCACGCAGGTTTGCATGGAAAATGCCGATTACTATCAAATCACATTAACGCCGACGAACAAGCGGATGAGAAATGTATATGCAAAGATTAATCTGCTATTTCCCAGAAGCACTTTGCGTTTAAAAGAACTGACATTTTTTGAAAAAGGCGGCGATAAAAGTGTTATGAAATTCCAGAATGAAAAGTTTAACCAGTCAATTCCTGAGACTGTTTTTACAAATTTATAA
- a CDS encoding zinc-dependent peptidase — protein sequence MNAPITTTEDLKNHYQNLFRSARVRAIGWELGVMILFGLLAYFSHKTVLYLAGFLVVGIIAIFHRRYHNKSYKRLAVFKTPFPTAWRQILEKHSVFFKSLDDPKKALFEKRVQLFLLAKRVEGIDTEIDDEIRVLVAASSIIPTFAFPAFDYPDLNEVLVYPASFSEKFEIGAHKHDENIEGMVGNRYMNHSLLLSKPALLSGFNGRKGENNVGIHEFVHLLDREDGDTDGVPERLADHAYALPWLHLIKKEMQYIRSGESDINPYAITNNAEFLAVVSEYFFNNPEEFQHKHPELYEILSKFYHIEPASEVIS from the coding sequence ATGAATGCACCGATCACTACCACGGAAGACCTGAAAAATCATTACCAGAATCTTTTCAGATCGGCGCGGGTAAGGGCGATTGGCTGGGAACTGGGTGTAATGATTTTATTTGGTTTGCTGGCGTATTTCAGCCATAAAACGGTATTATATCTTGCCGGATTTTTGGTGGTAGGAATCATTGCTATTTTTCATCGTCGTTATCACAACAAATCATACAAGAGACTGGCTGTTTTTAAAACGCCATTTCCCACAGCCTGGCGTCAGATTCTTGAAAAACATTCGGTTTTCTTTAAAAGTCTGGATGATCCGAAAAAGGCTTTATTTGAAAAAAGAGTGCAGTTATTTTTACTTGCAAAAAGAGTGGAAGGTATTGATACTGAAATTGATGATGAAATTCGTGTGTTGGTAGCCGCAAGTTCCATCATTCCCACTTTTGCTTTTCCTGCCTTTGATTATCCTGATCTGAATGAAGTTTTGGTCTATCCGGCATCTTTCAGCGAAAAATTTGAGATTGGCGCTCACAAGCACGATGAAAATATTGAGGGAATGGTCGGTAACCGGTATATGAATCATTCCCTGCTTTTATCCAAGCCGGCTTTGTTGAGCGGATTTAATGGCAGAAAAGGAGAAAATAATGTCGGCATCCATGAATTTGTTCATCTTCTGGACCGCGAAGATGGCGATACGGACGGCGTTCCGGAACGTCTGGCTGATCACGCTTATGCTCTGCCGTGGCTTCATTTAATCAAAAAAGAAATGCAGTATATCCGAAGCGGTGAGTCGGATATCAATCCTTATGCGATTACAAATAATGCAGAATTTCTTGCCGTTGTGAGTGAATATTTCTTCAATAATCCGGAAGAATTTCAGCATAAACACCCTGAATTGTATGAGATTTTATCAAAGTTCTATCACATTGAACCTGCTTCCGAAGTAATATCCTGA
- a CDS encoding polysaccharide deacetylase family protein yields MKHNIVTAISAIALVLCGFAFWETGYVEIILGLIVFIYLVSTIYGSFQIKANYFVKSIHKGNKKSIALTFDDGPDPDVTPKILAILKEKGVKATFFVIGKKAELYPDLVRQIDEEGHIVANHSYSHNHLIGFFSKKRLSADLAHCNKAITIALGKSPIFFRPPFGVTNPRYAKVLKDLKMQSIGWSLRSFDTRAKNKYQLIEKVISNLKKRDIVLLHDNRAVTADALEDLIEHCFNKNIEIQPLSTIINKEPYETV; encoded by the coding sequence TTGAAGCATAACATCGTTACGGCAATTTCCGCGATCGCACTGGTTTTGTGTGGTTTTGCTTTTTGGGAGACAGGTTATGTGGAAATAATCTTAGGTTTGATTGTTTTCATTTATCTGGTAAGTACGATTTATGGTTCGTTTCAAATCAAAGCCAATTATTTTGTAAAATCCATTCACAAAGGAAATAAAAAGTCGATAGCGCTGACATTTGACGACGGTCCTGATCCCGATGTAACACCAAAAATTTTGGCTATTTTAAAGGAAAAAGGAGTGAAAGCGACCTTTTTTGTCATTGGAAAAAAGGCAGAACTGTATCCTGATTTAGTGAGACAGATTGATGAAGAAGGACATATCGTCGCTAATCATTCTTATAGCCATAATCATTTGATCGGATTTTTTTCTAAGAAACGGTTGAGTGCGGATTTGGCTCATTGTAATAAAGCCATCACAATTGCACTTGGGAAATCTCCCATATTTTTCCGTCCGCCTTTTGGTGTTACCAATCCAAGATATGCCAAAGTTTTAAAAGACTTGAAAATGCAGTCAATTGGCTGGTCGCTAAGGAGTTTTGATACCCGTGCGAAGAATAAATATCAGCTGATTGAAAAAGTAATTTCCAATTTAAAGAAAAGAGATATTGTTTTGCTGCATGATAACCGTGCTGTAACTGCTGATGCGCTGGAAGATCTTATTGAACATTGTTTTAATAAAAATATCGAAATTCAGCCTCTTTCCACAATCATCAACAAAGAACCATATGAAACTGTTTAA
- a CDS encoding LuxR C-terminal-related transcriptional regulator, whose protein sequence is MKPLSLRNEIIGAYKKLKNFYDQLPRDPDLDLYLNQFSFGEVIEKIYAVGPYCWFISDMRKAVFVKTGGALKQMTGYSEDEMLGKSFINAARFTSPEFLYTIVQAAEYFWGYFYMQPPENRLHVKSSYTYKFIRKDGSTFHALQQSSTIFLDKQGNGVYQFDLITDITHLDPIPQLRFFILDTADSNHMKNIPIQPGINRNPALLPITAAEKRVLELIAQGKSIKMIADLLKISENTVKHHRTNMFAKCDVKNMAELTAKAVGEGWFLK, encoded by the coding sequence ATGAAACCTTTATCTCTACGCAATGAAATTATCGGTGCTTACAAAAAACTTAAAAATTTTTACGACCAGCTGCCCCGTGATCCTGATCTGGATTTGTATCTGAACCAGTTTTCCTTTGGAGAAGTAATTGAGAAAATTTATGCTGTCGGTCCTTACTGCTGGTTTATTTCGGATATGAGAAAAGCAGTTTTTGTGAAAACAGGAGGTGCTTTAAAGCAAATGACCGGTTACAGCGAAGATGAAATGCTTGGTAAATCTTTTATCAATGCAGCCCGCTTTACAAGTCCCGAGTTTTTATATACAATTGTTCAGGCAGCTGAATATTTCTGGGGTTATTTTTACATGCAGCCGCCAGAAAACCGGCTGCATGTAAAATCTTCCTATACCTATAAATTCATCAGAAAAGACGGCAGCACTTTTCATGCCTTACAGCAGAGTTCTACCATTTTTCTCGACAAACAAGGGAATGGTGTTTACCAGTTTGATTTGATCACCGATATCACACATCTTGATCCAATACCTCAGCTAAGGTTTTTTATACTTGATACGGCAGATTCAAATCATATGAAAAATATCCCAATCCAGCCCGGCATCAATCGAAACCCTGCTCTCCTACCCATCACAGCGGCCGAAAAGCGGGTTTTAGAATTAATTGCGCAAGGCAAAAGCATAAAAATGATCGCTGATCTACTTAAAATCAGTGAGAATACCGTGAAGCATCACAGAACAAATATGTTTGCCAAATGTGATGTGAAAAATATGGCAGAATTGACGGCAAAGGCTGTTGGAGAAGGATGGTTTTTGAAGTGA
- a CDS encoding OmpA family protein has product MKKLLLLCITLTLFGLPSHAQDLLNRVRNKVNQRANQKTDEAINKSLDKAEDAVTGKKTSTKTETNQDKQNTSSATESGSASSETAAGAPGTELPIKAYLNFDFVPGDSVIFEDNFVGETAEEIPSLWVPTGGVVEITKINGETVTGFLDGFYTGMYPRMKKYNYLPQRFSVEFDYLFRSNKGKKWGLYRGEGSEGGLDIVFHLDDQDMDARQLGDYEHAIHLESSGAVTFKDFRGKYKGVDDFGDAEIYDRWVHVSVAGTERGLKVYLNNQRIVNAPIGSGKAASIKIYSEGNTAEPDGRQLFIRNVRIAGGGKDPYKQLTSTAKATYVARGINFDYNKATLKPESMGEINKIIGILKDHPDLKFEIGGHTDSEGDDAYNLKLSQQRSDTVKAKLVELGVDESRITTKGFGETKPIASNETPEGRASNRRVELVKK; this is encoded by the coding sequence GTGAAAAAATTACTACTTCTTTGCATAACATTAACACTTTTTGGCTTGCCATCTCATGCGCAGGATCTTTTGAACAGAGTAAGAAATAAAGTCAATCAGAGAGCGAATCAAAAGACGGATGAAGCGATAAATAAGAGTCTGGATAAGGCCGAGGATGCGGTGACCGGAAAGAAAACCAGTACTAAAACAGAGACAAATCAGGATAAACAAAACACTTCATCAGCAACCGAATCCGGTTCAGCTTCCAGTGAAACTGCCGCTGGCGCGCCTGGCACAGAGTTGCCCATCAAAGCGTACCTAAACTTCGATTTTGTACCGGGCGATTCTGTAATTTTTGAAGATAATTTTGTCGGGGAAACCGCTGAGGAAATTCCATCACTTTGGGTCCCGACGGGCGGTGTTGTGGAAATAACAAAAATCAACGGAGAAACCGTAACAGGATTTCTGGATGGATTTTACACCGGAATGTATCCCAGAATGAAAAAGTACAATTATCTGCCGCAACGTTTTTCTGTCGAATTTGATTATTTGTTCCGCTCTAATAAGGGAAAAAAATGGGGACTCTACCGGGGTGAAGGAAGTGAAGGAGGACTGGATATTGTTTTTCACTTGGATGATCAGGATATGGATGCCAGACAATTAGGTGATTACGAGCATGCCATACACCTTGAAAGTTCAGGAGCAGTTACATTCAAAGATTTCAGGGGGAAATATAAGGGAGTTGATGACTTTGGAGATGCTGAGATTTATGATAGATGGGTCCATGTGTCGGTCGCCGGAACCGAGCGAGGTTTGAAAGTTTACCTCAATAATCAACGAATCGTGAACGCGCCGATTGGCTCAGGAAAAGCCGCTTCCATTAAAATTTATAGCGAGGGAAATACCGCGGAACCTGATGGAAGGCAGCTTTTTATCCGTAATGTAAGAATCGCAGGCGGAGGAAAAGACCCTTATAAACAACTTACATCAACAGCGAAGGCAACTTATGTGGCCCGCGGAATTAATTTTGATTATAACAAGGCAACACTCAAACCTGAAAGTATGGGTGAGATCAATAAAATAATCGGGATATTAAAAGATCATCCTGATTTGAAATTCGAAATTGGCGGCCATACTGATAGTGAAGGTGATGACGCTTATAACCTTAAATTATCCCAGCAACGATCGGATACCGTAAAGGCAAAACTGGTTGAATTGGGCGTTGACGAATCCAGAATTACGACCAAAGGTTTTGGAGAAACAAAACCAATTGCAAGTAATGAAACGCCCGAAGGAAGGGCAAGTAACAGAAGAGTAGAATTGGTGAAAAAATAA
- a CDS encoding beta-ketoacyl synthase chain length factor has translation MYITAASTISHQPTFKNAGFSKLIEPLKQDSELISPNFKDYIDAGLLRRMSKILRISVTAAKDCLQQAEIDQPGAIIVGTGLGCLQDTEKFLHNFLTIEGLLPPTSFIQSTHNTIAGQISLSIGNHGYNMTHTQNTLSFEHALIDTGLLLGEGNDNIIVGAADEYIEILSTIGEHLKLKPQINLTSGASFFIVSKEQSGKSIAKIKDIETIGLVQNIDEAVSNFLVNNDLKKSAIDLVLYSKSGDLKGSEQDSDVLKDFDADSELVNYTELIGIYPSNSSFALHYALDRIQTENSIKKVLIINGLNKINLGLTLIESLEA, from the coding sequence ATGTATATAACTGCCGCTTCGACAATTTCTCATCAGCCTACATTTAAAAATGCGGGTTTTTCGAAATTGATTGAGCCATTGAAACAGGATTCCGAACTGATCAGCCCGAATTTTAAAGATTATATTGATGCCGGTTTGCTTCGCCGCATGAGCAAGATTTTGCGTATCTCCGTGACGGCTGCGAAAGATTGTTTACAGCAGGCAGAAATTGATCAGCCAGGCGCAATCATTGTCGGGACAGGGCTTGGTTGTTTACAGGACACGGAAAAATTTCTTCATAACTTCCTGACCATCGAAGGACTTTTACCTCCAACTTCATTTATTCAATCTACGCATAATACCATAGCCGGACAGATTTCCCTAAGCATCGGAAATCATGGTTATAACATGACGCACACACAAAACACGCTCTCTTTCGAACATGCTTTGATTGATACCGGCTTGCTTTTGGGTGAAGGAAACGACAATATTATCGTAGGAGCTGCGGACGAATATATTGAGATACTAAGTACAATAGGGGAGCATCTGAAATTGAAACCCCAGATTAATCTTACTTCGGGGGCATCGTTTTTTATAGTATCCAAAGAACAATCCGGCAAGTCAATCGCTAAAATTAAGGATATTGAAACCATTGGTCTGGTTCAAAATATTGACGAAGCAGTTTCGAATTTTCTTGTTAATAATGATTTGAAAAAATCAGCTATTGATCTTGTTCTTTATTCAAAATCTGGGGATTTAAAGGGATCAGAGCAGGATTCAGATGTTCTTAAAGATTTTGACGCCGACTCAGAGTTAGTCAATTATACGGAGTTGATAGGGATTTATCCATCAAATTCCTCTTTTGCTTTACATTATGCATTGGATAGAATTCAAACTGAGAATTCAATAAAAAAAGTGTTGATTATCAATGGTTTGAATAAAATAAATTTAGGATTAACCTTAATCGAATCTCTTGAAGCATAA
- a CDS encoding ApeI family dehydratase produces MFLDNLYKIKNFDVTPETILAAISLDPDHTIFEGHFPNSPVLPGVVQLQIVKELLEKHLGRNVKMKSMRTSKFIQVINPKETPDVYIDIKFKNAEFLEVVASGSWEGVTFFKAQVSYI; encoded by the coding sequence ATGTTTCTCGACAATCTTTATAAAATAAAAAATTTCGACGTTACCCCGGAAACGATTCTGGCAGCAATTTCTCTTGATCCGGATCATACTATATTTGAGGGACATTTTCCAAATTCACCAGTATTGCCGGGAGTCGTTCAGCTGCAAATCGTTAAGGAATTATTGGAAAAACATCTGGGAAGAAATGTGAAAATGAAATCGATGCGGACTTCCAAATTTATTCAGGTAATAAATCCAAAAGAAACGCCTGACGTATATATTGATATTAAATTTAAGAATGCCGAATTTTTAGAAGTAGTAGCTTCCGGAAGCTGGGAAGGTGTAACTTTTTTTAAAGCGCAAGTTTCTTATATTTAA
- a CDS encoding DUF2062 domain-containing protein, producing MTLKDIHCCILIPTYNNQKTLRRVIDGVLVCSSGEDVIVINDGSTDDTVSILSEYGSRIQVIHNDRNRGKGFSLRRGFKEALNLGYKNAISIDSDGQHLPSDIPLFIEKAYQNPGALIMGSRNMEQEGVPGKSSFGHKFSNFWFKVETGLVLPDTQTGFRLYPLEEVSKIRLLTTKFETEIEVIVKLAWRNVKILPIDIQVIYDKNERVTHFRPFKDFTRISILNTYFVILTLLFYLPKRLFLFVKKKGLWKIIKEEAVKPDESNFSKARSIAFGIFMGIVPIWGFQLLVGIPLSVYFKMNKVLFLTAANISLPPLIPIIIFFSYKFGGLFYRNGVQLDSIKDLSLGSIHKNFVQYFLGGSLLALSAGFLAFGVSFILFNALRKETSSY from the coding sequence ATGACTTTAAAAGATATACACTGCTGCATTCTTATTCCAACTTATAACAACCAAAAAACGCTAAGGCGGGTTATTGATGGTGTTTTGGTGTGCAGCAGTGGTGAGGATGTTATTGTCATTAATGATGGTTCAACAGATGATACGGTCAGCATTTTGTCCGAATACGGAAGCAGAATTCAGGTTATCCATAATGACAGAAATAGGGGAAAAGGTTTTTCTTTAAGACGTGGATTTAAAGAAGCACTGAATCTCGGTTATAAAAATGCAATTTCAATTGATTCGGACGGTCAACATTTGCCTTCCGATATTCCTCTTTTTATTGAAAAAGCTTATCAAAATCCGGGCGCGTTGATCATGGGCTCCCGTAATATGGAGCAGGAAGGAGTGCCGGGAAAAAGTTCTTTTGGACATAAATTTTCCAACTTTTGGTTTAAGGTTGAAACGGGTCTGGTGTTGCCGGATACGCAAACAGGGTTTCGGCTTTACCCGCTCGAAGAAGTTAGTAAAATCAGACTTCTTACCACTAAATTTGAAACAGAAATTGAAGTCATAGTGAAACTTGCCTGGCGTAATGTGAAGATATTACCCATTGATATTCAGGTGATTTATGATAAAAATGAGCGTGTGACGCATTTTCGCCCGTTCAAGGATTTTACACGAATAAGCATTTTAAATACCTACTTCGTCATTCTTACTTTGTTATTTTATTTACCGAAACGACTCTTTCTTTTTGTTAAAAAAAAAGGACTTTGGAAGATCATAAAGGAGGAAGCGGTCAAACCCGATGAAAGTAATTTCAGCAAAGCACGTTCAATTGCTTTTGGCATTTTTATGGGGATTGTGCCAATCTGGGGTTTTCAACTTTTGGTTGGTATTCCGCTTTCTGTTTATTTCAAAATGAACAAAGTGCTTTTTCTGACGGCGGCCAACATCAGCCTCCCACCGCTGATTCCAATTATTATCTTTTTTAGTTACAAATTCGGCGGATTGTTTTACAGAAATGGCGTTCAGCTTGATTCAATTAAAGATCTTTCACTGGGTTCAATCCATAAAAACTTTGTTCAGTATTTTTTGGGTGGAAGTTTACTTGCGCTTTCGGCAGGTTTCCTCGCTTTTGGCGTTTCTTTTATCCTATTCAATGCTTTAAGAAAAGAAACTTCATCGTACTGA